The following are from one region of the Schistocerca cancellata isolate TAMUIC-IGC-003103 chromosome 11, iqSchCanc2.1, whole genome shotgun sequence genome:
- the LOC126108537 gene encoding poly [ADP-ribose] polymerase tankyrase-1-like isoform X1 produces MANNRGSLVDAMSELLTRGTGADITLCVRGGEVEAHSLILAARSPVFAAMLLQHDTEEAASGRVQIPDVEAATMRQLVRYVYTDEVPEGKESAAELLVAADKYGLLLLKEACEDRLLQNLCLENVAECAVLAWQHCCSRLLGAAVEVISRDPPEARKTEGWREGVACCPRLMTEISDLVEAKISAAKEEALKKWLHEAAECGNMAEIVEILAQGVDINCRCEHGNTALHKAAKGGDVLAVNWLLEAGADVCAQNNWQQTPLHVAAGYGRQGVAMALLFYRADKDAWDGSGQTALQVAAACGEASVVNLLLRLGADRSAAGYGMTPLQLAQAYNRKAVVDILSGIRTV; encoded by the exons ATGGCCAATAACAGAGGCAGTTTGGTTGACGCGATGTCGGAGCTCCTGACAAGGGGCACGGGTGCCGACATTACGCTGTGTGTCCGAGGTGGTGAAGTAGAGGCGCACAGCTTAATACTCGCTGCCAGGAGCCCTGTCTTCGCAGCTATGTTACTGCAGCACGACACGGAGGAAGCTGCCAGTGGCCGTGTCCAGATACCGGACGTAGAGGCTGCCACTATGCGGCAGCTCGTCCGCTACGTGTACACGGACGAGGTCCCGGAGGGGAAAGAATCTGCGGCAGAGCTTCTCGTGGCTGCAGACAAATACGGCCTCCTTCTGCTGAAGGAGGCTTGCGAGGACCGGTTGCTGCAGAATCTGTGTCTAGAAAATGTGGCGGAGTGTGCGGTGCTGGCCTGGCAGCACTGTTGCTCGCGCCTGCTCGGTGCCGCCGTCGAGGTGATCTCCCGGGACCCTCCGGAGGCCCGCAAGACGGAGGGCTGGCGAGAGGGAGTGGCCTGCTGCCCGCGACTGATGACGGAAATCTCGGATTTGGTTGAAGCGAAAATCAG TGCCGCAAAGGAGGAAGCCTTGAAGAAGTGGCTGCACGAGGCTGCAGAATGTGGAAACATGGCCGAAATCGTAGAAATCCTGGCACAGGGAGTAGACATAAACTGCCGGTGTGAACACGGCAACACGGCACTTCACAAGGCGGCAAAGGGTGGCGACGTCTTGGCCGTAAACTGGCTGTTGGAGGCGGGTGCCGATGTCTGCGCGCAGAACAACTGGCAGCAGACGCCCCTCCACGTAGCAGCGGGATATGGCAGACAGGGAGTCGCCATGGCCTTGCTGTTTTACAGGGCTGACAAAGACGCGTGGGACGGCAGCGGGCAGACGGCTCTGCAGGTTGCCGCCGCGTGTGGTGAAGCGTCCGTGGTCAACCTGTTGTTGCGGCTGGGAGCAGACCGATCCGCTGCCGGATACGGCATGACGCCTCTACAACTTGCCCAGGCGTACAATAGGAAGGCTGTCGTCGATATTCTGAGTGGGATTCGTACGGTGTAA
- the LOC126108537 gene encoding poly [ADP-ribose] polymerase tankyrase-1-like isoform X3: MANNRGSLVDAMSELLTRGTGADVTLCVRGGEVEAHSLILAARSPVFAAMLLQHDTEEAASGRVQIPDVEAATMRQLVRYVYTDEVPEGKESAAELLVAADKYGLLLLKEACEDRLLQNLCLENVAECAVLAWQHCCSRLLGAAVEVISRDPPEARKTEGWREGVACCPRLMTEISDLVEAKISAAKEEALKKWLHEAAECGNMAEIVEILAQGVDINCRCEHGNTALHKAAKGGDVLAVNWLLEAGADVCAQNNWQQTPLHVAAGYGRQGVAMALLFYRADKDAWDGSGQTALQVAAACGEASVVNLLLRLGADRSAAGYGMTPLQLAQAYNRKAVVDILSGIRTV; encoded by the exons GTGGTGAAGTAGAGGCGCACAGCTTAATACTCGCTGCCAGGAGCCCTGTCTTCGCAGCTATGTTACTGCAGCACGACACGGAGGAAGCTGCCAGTGGCCGTGTCCAGATACCGGACGTAGAGGCTGCCACTATGCGGCAGCTCGTCCGCTACGTGTACACGGACGAGGTCCCGGAGGGGAAAGAATCTGCGGCAGAGCTTCTCGTGGCTGCAGACAAATACGGCCTCCTTCTGCTGAAGGAGGCTTGCGAGGACCGGTTGCTGCAGAATCTGTGTCTAGAAAATGTGGCGGAGTGTGCGGTGCTGGCCTGGCAGCACTGTTGCTCGCGCCTGCTCGGTGCCGCCGTCGAGGTGATCTCCCGGGACCCTCCGGAGGCCCGCAAGACGGAGGGCTGGCGAGAGGGAGTGGCCTGCTGCCCGCGACTGATGACGGAAATCTCGGATTTGGTTGAAGCGAAAATCAG TGCCGCAAAGGAGGAAGCCTTGAAGAAGTGGCTGCACGAGGCTGCAGAATGTGGAAACATGGCCGAAATCGTAGAAATCCTGGCACAGGGAGTAGACATAAACTGCCGGTGTGAACACGGCAACACGGCACTTCACAAGGCGGCAAAGGGTGGCGACGTCTTGGCCGTAAACTGGCTGTTGGAGGCGGGTGCCGATGTCTGCGCGCAGAACAACTGGCAGCAGACGCCCCTCCACGTAGCAGCGGGATATGGCAGACAGGGAGTCGCCATGGCCTTGCTGTTTTACAGGGCTGACAAAGACGCGTGGGACGGCAGCGGGCAGACGGCTCTGCAGGTTGCCGCCGCGTGTGGTGAAGCGTCCGTGGTCAACCTGTTGTTGCGGCTGGGAGCAGACCGATCCGCTGCCGGATACGGCATGACGCCTCTACAACTTGCCCAGGCGTACAATAGGAAGGCTGTCGTCGATATTCTGAGTGGGATTCGTACGGTGTAA